One window of Trifolium pratense cultivar HEN17-A07 linkage group LG5, ARS_RC_1.1, whole genome shotgun sequence genomic DNA carries:
- the LOC123885066 gene encoding mediator of RNA polymerase II transcription subunit 4-like: MLQHQIVQSPARLGLTNPNSPLIPNPTPPKLPPLQTTHHHQDRHTAAPSAALLSLLPPLPRAQALLVQMASLSSKLFEVSPNKSLWVSAFRGSLPTFLSSQGQPHSSASLDSSPSSIKEILSLFSILQIQIFEAVSELQEILDQQDAKQKIDQEICSKDSSLLAFANKLKDAERVLDILVDDYSDYRSNTKRLKLGDGSEDDSLTTSSVSSKLKLSDILSYAHRISYTTFAPPEFGAGQAPLRGALPPAPQDEQMRASQLYNFADLDIGLPKEVDTKEKTIEAIIEPPPLQPVDTNSLANLPGIQGLLPPNFTIPPGWKPGMPVQLPIDIPIKPPAGWKPGDPVALPPMDSLPVQRFDEQQLRPHVPQLKQPEIIQVAPVNLDLGGSDSSDYSSDDASTDDED; the protein is encoded by the coding sequence ATGCTTCAACACCAAATTGTGCAGTCCCCTGCTAGGCTAGGCCTAACAAACCCTAACTCACCATTGATTCCAAACCCTACCCCTCCAAAGCTCCCTCCTTTACAGACCACTCATCACCACCAAGACCGCCATACAGCAGCCCCTTCTGCTGCTCTACTCTCTCTTCTCCCACCCCTCCCTAGAGCACAAGCACTTCTTGTTCAAATGGCTTCCTTATCTTCGAAGCTCTTTGAAGTATCACCCAACAAGTCACTTTGGGTTAGTGCATTCCGTGGATCACTCCCAACCTTCCTTTCTTCCCAAGGCCAACCACATTCTTCTGCATCACTCGATTCTTCTCCTTCTTCCATCAAAGAAATCCTTTCACTTTTCTCCATCCTTCAAATCCAAATCTTTGAAGCTGTTTCCGAACTCCAAGAAATTCTTGATCAACAAGATGCCAAGCAGAAGATCGACCAGGAAATTTGCTCAAAAGATTCGTCACTTCTTGCATTTGCCAACAAACTCAAAGATGCTGAGAGGGTACTTGACATTCTTGTTGATGATTACTCTGATTATCGAAGCAACACCAAGAGATTAAAATTAGGAGATGGAAGTGAAGATGATTCTTTGACTACCTCTTCAGTATCTTCTAAGCTGAAGTTGTCAGATATATTATCGTATGCGCATCGAATAAGTTATACAACCTTTGCACCACCAGAATTTGGAGCAGGGCAGGCTCCTCTCCGCGGTGCACTTCCACCTGCACCGCAAGACGAGCAAATGAGAGCTTCACAGTTATATAATTTTGCAGACCTTGATATTGGATTACCCAAAGAAGTTGATACAAAGGAGAAAACAATTGAGGCTATTATTGAGCCTCCACCTCTACAGCCTGTGGATACCAATTCACTTGCAAATTTGCCTGGAATTCAAGGACTGCTACCCCCAAATTTTACTATTCCACCTGGCTGGAAGCCTGGAATGCCTGTACAATTGCCTATTGATATACCAATTAAACCCCCAGCTGGGTGGAAACCAGGGGATCCTGTGGCGTTGCCTCCTATGGATTCCCTTCCAGTACAAAGATTTGACGAACAACAGTTACGCCctcatgttcctcagctaaagCAGCCAGAAATTATTCAAGTGGCACCAGTTAATTTGGATCTTGGAGGAAGTGATAGTAGTGATTATAGTAGTGATGATGCCAGCACTGATGATGAAGATTGA
- the LOC123886988 gene encoding acid phosphatase 1-like — protein MDSVARLTIILFFSWIGQISSESILKLPSEKEISGEYCDSWRLAVETNNVGSWNQIPANCVDSVAEYMIGERYKRDCDVVGKFSTEFAKRVAIGGDGRDAWVFDIDETLLSNVPYYQAVGFGSEIFNETSFNDWVNLADAPALPASLNLYRKLQDLGFTIFLLTGRSEHQRNATEANLLFAGYRNWERLILRGPSDQGKSATNFKSQKREELIIEGYRIHGSSGDQWSDLWGFAVASRSFKLPNPMYFIP, from the exons ATGGATTCCGTCGCCCGGCTCACAATCATTCTATTCTTCTCATGGATCGGTCAAATATCTTCAGAATCAATACTAAAGCTTCCGTCGGAAAAAGAAATCTCCGGCGAGTACTGCGACAGCTGGAGATTAGCGGTGGAGACGAATAATGTCGGATCATGGAATCAGATTCCGGCGAATTGTGTTGATTCGGTAGCGGAATATATGATCGGAGAACGATACAAAAGAGATTGCGATGTTGTGGGGAAATTTTCAACCGAGTTTGCTAAGCGCGTGGCGATTGGTGGTGACGGAAGAGACGCGTGGGTGTTTGATATTGATGAGACTCTTCTTTCTAATGTGCCTTACTATCAAGCCGTTGGATTTGG GTCAGAAATCTTCAATGAGACATCCTTCAATGATTGGGTGAACTTGGCTGATGCACCAGCTTTACCTGCCAGTTTAAATTTGTACAGAAAGCTTCAAGACTTGGGCTTCACAATATTTCTCTTGACTGGTAGGAGTGAGCATCAAAGGAATGCCACAGAGGCAAACCTTTTATTTGCAGGGTACAGAAATTGGGAGAGACTCATCTTAAG AGGCCCTTCTGATCAAGGGAAATCAGCAACTAATTTCAAGTCTCAGAAGAGAGAAGAGTTGATAATTGAAGGCTACAGAATCCATGGAAGCTCCGGAGATCAGTGGAGTGATTTGTGGGGTTTTGCAGTCGCCTCACGGTCTTTTAAACTCCCGAATCCGATGTATTTTATTCCTTAG
- the LOC123887222 gene encoding leucine-rich repeat extensin-like protein 4 isoform X1 yields the protein MKSQNSLILAYYLFLILIHHFTTTKASFGVGVGVGGGVVWIGGGNNNNNQNPKSFESPTSKMDSAYSVLQTWKSSITHDPLKILDSWVGSNVCSYKGIFCANPENGIASTTASASVVVAGIDLNHANLKGTFVKELSLLTDMTLLHLNSNRFSGTVPENFKDLVSLQELDLSNNQLSGSFPLVTLYMPSLIYLDIRFNFFSGSLPQELFNKNLDAIFLNNNQFEGEIPTNLGNSPASVINLANNKLSGNIPASFGFMGSKIKEILFLNNQLTGCIPEGVGLFTEMEVLDVSFNSLMGHLPDTLSCLQNIEVLNLAHNQLSGELSDIICSLRSLANLTVAYNFFSGFSQQCSKLNFRNVGFDFSLNCIPGRIMQRPEPECSMIPGGSLSCLRIPTPKPLVCGSMYVSASKNTDSTSQSHSP from the coding sequence ATGAAGAGTCAAAATAGCTTAATTCTAGCTTATTATCTCTTTCTCATTCTCATTCACCATTTTACTACAACAAAAGCTTCTTTTGGTGTTGGTGTAGGTGTTGGGGGTGGAGTTGTTTGGATAGGGGGTGGAAATAACAACAATAACCAAAACCCAAAATCCTTTGAATCTCCAACATCTAAAATGGATTCAGCTTATTCAGTTCTACAAACATGGAAATCTTCCATCACTCATGACCCTTTAAAGATTCTAGATTCTTGGGTTGGTTCAAATGTTTGTTCATACAAAGGAATTTTCTGTGCAAATCCTGAAAATGGAATAGCTTCTACAACAGCTTCTGCTTCAGTAGTTGTTGCTGGAATAGATCTAAACCATGCAAATCTTAAAGGAACATTTGTAAAAGAATTATCTTTACTCACTGATATGACACTTCTTCATCTCAACAGTAACAGATTCAGTGGAACAGTTCCTGAAAACTTCAAAGATCTTGTTTCTCTTCAAGAGTTAGATTTAAGTAATAATCAACTTTCTGGTTCTTTTCCTTTGGTTACTTTATATATGCCAAGTCTCATTTACTTGGATATAAGATTCAACTTTTTCTCAGGTTCATTACCTCAAGAGCTTTTCAACAAGAATCTTGATGCTATATTTCTCAACAATAATCAATTTGAAGGTGAAATTCCTACAAACTTAGGTAATTCACCTGCTTCTGTGATTAACTTAGCTAACAACAAATTGAGTGGAAATATTCCAGCTAGTTTTGGTTTCATGGGATCAAAGATAAAAGAGATTTTGTTTCTGAATAATCAGTTAACTGGTTGTATACCAGAAGGAGTTGGACTTTTTACTGAAATGGAAGTTCTTGATGTGAGTTTCAATTCATTGATGGGTCATTTACCTGATACATTATCTTGTTTACAGAATATTGAAGTGCTTAATTTGGCTCATAATCAGCTTTCTGGAGAATTATCTGATATAATCTGTTCTTTGAGAAGTTTGGCTAATCTAACTGTTGCTTATAATTTCTTTTCTGGGTTTAGTCAACAATGCTCAAAGCTGAATTTTAGGAATGTTGGTTTTGATTTTTCACTTAATTGTATTCCTGGGAGGATCATGCAGAGACCTGAACCTGAGTGTTCTATGATCCCAGGTGGAAGCTTAAGTTGTCTCAGAATTCCAACACCTAAACCTCTTGTTTGTGGTTCTATGTATGTAAGTGCTTCTAAGAACACTGATTCCACTTCACAATCACATTCTCCTTGA
- the LOC123887462 gene encoding uncharacterized protein LOC123887462 gives MDPCPFVRLTIESLALNLPLPTKSSPISRIHPSTTTSTPCFCNINIPNFPSQTALLPVSSSSTPETTASASGFHLDSASLRRLIGKQIPLRFSVYAGTMNRTCGITGIAGSKLLGRAVVNIDLKNCLSRSVMFHSGWIVLGKKKKGFEPEKNDSVRLHLVVRCEPDPRFVFQFGGEPECSPVVFQIQENIRQPVFSCKFSADRNSRSRSNASDFANTPSRWRRTFSGVRERHGRERKGWMITVHDLSGSPVATASMVTPFVPSPGTDRVSRSNPGAWLILRPNGACVSSWKPWGRLEAWRERGPVDVLGYKFELVTENNGIPIAESTMNVKKGGQFCIDYKVMKEYYGLCSRLPPGKGFVMSSSVEGEGKISKPFVQVGAQHVTCMADAALFVALSAAIDLSMDACQLFSHKLRKELCHEEHVSFP, from the exons atgGATCCATGTCCTTTTGTTCGTCTCACAATTGAATCATTAGCACTAAATCTTCCATTACCAACAAAATCATCACCAATTTCACGTATTCatccatcaacaacaacatcaacaccatGTTTTTGCAACATTAATATACCCAATTTCCCTTCTCAAACCGCACTTCTCCCTGTTTCATCATCGTCGACACCGGAAACCACTGCTTCTGCTAGTGGTTTCCACCTCGACTCTGCTTCACTACGGCGTTTAATAGGGAAACAAATTCCTCTTCGTTTCTCTGTTTACGCCGGAACCATGAATCGAACCTGCGGTATCACAGGTATAGCAGGTTCGAAGCTTCTGGGTCGAGCTGTTGTTAacattgatttaaaaaattgtctttCTCGTTCTGTTATGTTTCATAGCGGTTGGATTGTGTtgggaaaaaagaagaaagggtTTGAACCGGAAAAAAATGATTCGGTTCGGCTTCATTTGGTGGTTCGGTGTGAACCGGATCCACggtttgtttttcaatttggtGGTGAACCGGAGTGTAGTCCTGTGGTTTTTCAGATTCAAGAGAATATTAGACAACCGGTTTTTAGTTGCAAGTTCAGTGCTGATCGGAATTCTAGATCAAg GTCTAATGCCTCAGATTTTGCAAACACTCCTAGTAGATGGAGAAGGACATTCAGTGGTGTTCGAGAGCGTCATGGTAGAGAAAGAAAGGGGTGGATGATAACAGTTCACGATCTCTCCGGTTCACCAGTTGCCACAGCCTCAATGGTCACACCATTTGTCCCATCCCCTGGCACAGACAGAGTATCAAGATCAAACCCCGGCGCGTGGCTCATTCTTCGTCCAAATGGCGCCTGCGTGAGTAGCTGGAAACCGTGGGGACGCTTAGAGGCATGGAGAGAAAGAGGTCCGGTAGATGTCTTGGGATACAAGTTTGAACTCGTAACCGAAAATAACGGAATACCTATTGCTGAATCCACAATGAATGTGAAAAAAGGTGGACAATTTTGCATTGATTATAAAGTTATGAAAGAGTATTATGGATTGTGTTCAAGGTTACCACCAGGTAAAGGTTTTGTGATGAGTTCTAGTGTTGAAGGTGAAGGAAAAATTAGTAAACCTTTTGTTCAAGTTGGAGCACAACATGTTACATGTATGGCTGATGCTGCATTGTTTGTTGCTTTGTCTGCTGCAATTGATCTTAGTATGGATGCTTGTCAGCTTTTCTCACATAAACTTAGGAAAGAACTTTGTCATGAAGAACATGTTTCTTTTCCATAA
- the LOC123885162 gene encoding profilin-4-like: MEGVESKPNMNKTFHVNLSILTFKATLHHKPKKCEHKKQSKTKKHKQRKKSNKLKKKKKKNNKMSWQTYVDEHLMCDIDGTGHQLTAAAILGHDGSVWAQSTSFPQCKPDEITGIMKDFDEPGYLAPTGLHLGEVKYMVIQGEAGAVIRGKKGSGGITIKKTGQALVFGIYEEPVTPGQCNLVVERLGDYLVDQGL, translated from the exons ATGGAAGGAGTGGAGAGCAAAccaaatatgaacaaaacattCCACGTCAATCTCTCTATCCTCACATTTAAAGCAACATTACATCACAAGCCTAAAAAATGTGAACAtaaaaaacaaagcaaaacaaaaaaacacaaacaaaggAAGAAGAGTAacaaattgaagaagaagaagaagaaaaataacaaaatgtcGTGGCAAACTTATGTGGATGAACATTTGATGTGTGATATCGATGGCACAGGACATCAACTCACCGCCGCCGCCATTCTTGGCCATGACGGTTCTGTTTGGGCTCAAAGCACTTCCTTCCCTCAG TGTAAACCTGATGAGATTACTGGTATCATGAAAGATTTTGATGAACCTGGCTATCTTGCACCTACTGGCTTACATCTTGGGGAAGTTAAGTATATGGTTATTCAGGGAGAGGCTGGAGCTGTCATTCGTGGAAAGAAG GGATCTGGAGgaataaccataaagaaaactGGTCAAGCTCTAGTTTTTGGCATCTATGAGGAACCTGTTACACCTGGACAATGTAACCTGGTTGTTGAGAGGTTGGGAGATTATCTTGTTGATCAAGGTCTTTAG
- the LOC123887222 gene encoding leucine-rich repeat extensin-like protein 4 isoform X2, giving the protein MKSQNSLILAYYLFLILIHHFTTTKASFGVGVGVGGGVVWIGGGNNNNNQNPKSFESPTSKMDSAYSVLQTWKSSITHDPLKILDSWVGSNVCSYKGIFCANPENGIASTTASASVVVAGIDLNHANLKGTFVKELSLLTDMTLLHLNSNRFSGTVPENFKDLVSLQELDLSSLPQELFNKNLDAIFLNNNQFEGEIPTNLGNSPASVINLANNKLSGNIPASFGFMGSKIKEILFLNNQLTGCIPEGVGLFTEMEVLDVSFNSLMGHLPDTLSCLQNIEVLNLAHNQLSGELSDIICSLRSLANLTVAYNFFSGFSQQCSKLNFRNVGFDFSLNCIPGRIMQRPEPECSMIPGGSLSCLRIPTPKPLVCGSMYVSASKNTDSTSQSHSP; this is encoded by the exons ATGAAGAGTCAAAATAGCTTAATTCTAGCTTATTATCTCTTTCTCATTCTCATTCACCATTTTACTACAACAAAAGCTTCTTTTGGTGTTGGTGTAGGTGTTGGGGGTGGAGTTGTTTGGATAGGGGGTGGAAATAACAACAATAACCAAAACCCAAAATCCTTTGAATCTCCAACATCTAAAATGGATTCAGCTTATTCAGTTCTACAAACATGGAAATCTTCCATCACTCATGACCCTTTAAAGATTCTAGATTCTTGGGTTGGTTCAAATGTTTGTTCATACAAAGGAATTTTCTGTGCAAATCCTGAAAATGGAATAGCTTCTACAACAGCTTCTGCTTCAGTAGTTGTTGCTGGAATAGATCTAAACCATGCAAATCTTAAAGGAACATTTGTAAAAGAATTATCTTTACTCACTGATATGACACTTCTTCATCTCAACAGTAACAGATTCAGTGGAACAGTTCCTGAAAACTTCAAAGATCTTGTTTCTCTTCAAGAGTTAGATTTAA GTTCATTACCTCAAGAGCTTTTCAACAAGAATCTTGATGCTATATTTCTCAACAATAATCAATTTGAAGGTGAAATTCCTACAAACTTAGGTAATTCACCTGCTTCTGTGATTAACTTAGCTAACAACAAATTGAGTGGAAATATTCCAGCTAGTTTTGGTTTCATGGGATCAAAGATAAAAGAGATTTTGTTTCTGAATAATCAGTTAACTGGTTGTATACCAGAAGGAGTTGGACTTTTTACTGAAATGGAAGTTCTTGATGTGAGTTTCAATTCATTGATGGGTCATTTACCTGATACATTATCTTGTTTACAGAATATTGAAGTGCTTAATTTGGCTCATAATCAGCTTTCTGGAGAATTATCTGATATAATCTGTTCTTTGAGAAGTTTGGCTAATCTAACTGTTGCTTATAATTTCTTTTCTGGGTTTAGTCAACAATGCTCAAAGCTGAATTTTAGGAATGTTGGTTTTGATTTTTCACTTAATTGTATTCCTGGGAGGATCATGCAGAGACCTGAACCTGAGTGTTCTATGATCCCAGGTGGAAGCTTAAGTTGTCTCAGAATTCCAACACCTAAACCTCTTGTTTGTGGTTCTATGTATGTAAGTGCTTCTAAGAACACTGATTCCACTTCACAATCACATTCTCCTTGA
- the LOC123887137 gene encoding glucan endo-1,3-beta-glucosidase 13-like → MARRGFWFILVVASVLLMLLDCCHGSFVGICYGRNADDLPPPDKVSQLVQDHKIKYVRIYDSNIQVLKSFANTGVELMIGIPNLDLLPFSQFQTNADTWLRNSVLPYYPATKITYITVGAEVTESPENISTLVVPAMTNVLAALKKAGLHKKIKVSSTHSLGVLSRSFPPSAGAFNSKHAHFLKPLLEFLAENQSPFMIDLYPYYAYRDSSNKVPLDYALFESSSEVIDPNTGLLYTNMFDAQIDAIYFALSGLNFKTIKVMVTETGWPSKGSPKETAATPDNAQTYNTNLIRHVINETGTPAKPGEELDVYLFSLFNENRKPGLESERNWGLFYPDQTSVYSLDFTGRGPVDMTADANATSSNGTTWCIASSKATQMDLQNAINWACGTSGNVDCTAIQPSQPCFQPDNLVSHASYAFNSYYQQNGASAVACSFGGTGVIVDKDPTYDNCIYTRTGTNQTLASNNNTTAAISSTPSSSDKEVYTSISTSALLLTFILFLLDLV, encoded by the exons ATTGTTGCCATGGAAGTTTTGTTGGAATTTGCTATGGAAGAAATGCTGATGACCTACCTCCACCTGATAAGGTATCACAGTTGGTTCAAGATCACAAAATCAAATATGTCAGAATCTATGATTCTAACATACAAGTTCTAAAGTCCTTTGCAAACACCGGTGTCGAACTTATGATTGGAATTCCAAATCTAGATTTGCTTCCATTCTCACAGTTCCAAACTAATGCCGACACTTGGCTGAGAAATAGCGTCCTTCCTTACTATCCAGCCACTAAAATCACATACATAACTGTCGGCGCTGAAGTCACAGAAAGTCCTGAAAATATTTCCACATTGGTCGTACCAGCCATGACTAATGTCCTTGCGGCACTCAAGAAAGCTGGACTTCATAAGAAGATAAAAGTTTCAAGTACGCATTCCCTTGGTGTTTTGTCTCGATCATTCCCTCCTTCCGCCGGTGCTTTCAATAGCAAGCATGCTCATTTCCTAAAGCCGCTTCTAGAATTTCTTGCGGAAAATCAGTCACCTTTTATGATTGATCTATATCCTTATTATGCGTACAGAGACTCCTCGAACAAGGTGCCGTTGGACTATGCATTGTTCGAGTCGTCCTCCGAAGTTATTGATCCAAACACCGGTTTGCTGTATACAAACATGTTTGATGCTCAGATTGATGCAATTTATTTTGCGTTGTCCGGGTTGAATTTCAAAACAATTAAAGTGATGGTAACCGAAACAGGTTGGCCTTCGAAAGGTTCGCCCAAGGAGACAGCAGCTACTCCTGATAATGCACAAACATATAATACCAATTTGATAAGACATGTTATCAATGAAACTGGTACGCCTGCAAAGCCGGGAGAAGAGCTAGATGTCTACCTTTTTTCGTTGTTTAACGAAAATAGGAAGCCGGGTTTGGAATCAGAGAGGAACTGGGGATTATTTTATCCGGACCAAACAAGTGTGTATAGCCTAGATTTCACGGGACGAGGTCCGGTTGACATGACCGCGGATGCAAATGCAACTAGTTCAAATGGAACAACATGGTGCATTGCATCAAGTAAAGCCACACAAATGGATTTACAGAATGCGATAAATTGGGCTTGTGGCACTTCTGGCAATGTGGACTGTACTGCTATCCAACCTAGTCAGCCTTGTTTTCAGCCGGATAACCTTGTTTCACATGCATCGTACGCTTTTAATAGCtattaccagcaaaatggtgcTTCTGCTGTTGCCTGTAGTTTTGGAGGGACTGGCGTAATAGTTGATAAGGATCCAA CCTACGACAACTGCATCTACACGAGAACTGG AACAAACCAAACTTTGGcaagtaataataatacaacAGCCGCCATATCTTCAACTCCGTCCTCCTCAGACAAAGAAGTTTACACATCGATCTCTACTAGTGCTCTTCTTTTAACCTTCATCCTCTTTCTTTTGGATCTCGTATGA